The following proteins come from a genomic window of Novosphingobium aromaticivorans DSM 12444:
- a CDS encoding rhodanese family protein, with amino-acid sequence MNMPTISPADARALMATGATLIDIREPDEHRRLRIPGARNVPVAKLAPVSGKQAVIYHCKSGMRTAGNAARLSAMSDCPAYMLEGGLDAWAAAGLPVEQDRRAPLEIMRQVQITAGALILAGVLLSLTVSTAFVALSAFVGAGLVMAGTTGWCGMARLLAKMPWNRRPAA; translated from the coding sequence ATGAACATGCCCACCATCTCCCCCGCCGACGCCCGCGCGCTCATGGCCACAGGCGCAACCCTCATCGATATCCGCGAGCCTGACGAACACCGCCGGCTTCGCATACCCGGCGCACGCAATGTGCCGGTTGCGAAACTGGCACCTGTCTCCGGCAAGCAGGCAGTGATCTATCATTGCAAGTCGGGAATGCGCACCGCCGGCAACGCCGCGCGGCTGTCCGCCATGTCCGACTGTCCTGCCTACATGCTCGAAGGCGGACTCGACGCCTGGGCCGCGGCCGGCCTTCCGGTCGAACAGGACCGCCGCGCGCCGCTCGAGATCATGCGCCAGGTACAGATCACGGCCGGCGCGCTGATCCTTGCCGGCGTGCTGCTTTCGCTGACGGTTTCGACCGCGTTCGTCGCGCTCTCGGCCTTCGTCGGAGCAGGCCTCGTCATGGCAGGCACCACCGGGTGGTGCGGGATGGCCAGGCTCCTGGCCAAGATGCCCTGGAACCGCCGGCCCGCCGCTTGA
- the lptG gene encoding LPS export ABC transporter permease LptG → MQLEFFPSRTLAIYIAKMFAVRIVAVLLMLVLVLQMLDLLSESGAVLAAPGNGQGELLTYVSLRMPQLVSRFLPYSVLLATIITLMTLNQNSEVIAMKAAGLSAHQVLAPLFLVAAATSVVTFAFNERIVTRSTSTLKAWQDVDYGPIPVESATKSNVWLQDGPNILFARSVAGQGKAMHMTGVSWYRRDPTGMVTEIVTAPSASYANPGWRFREPVMFDVQSARKTALAASEVFAKSVEPVQVVISRVDADAESLTQLTGSLAAIRDAGFRTTELDGKWWHKISGPLSALLMPLLGAVAAFGLARSGHLFVRAVIGMALGFAYFVFDNAALAMGNFGAYPPFLAAWAPFVLFLLIGETVLIRTEE, encoded by the coding sequence ATGCAGCTTGAATTCTTCCCCTCGCGCACCCTTGCGATCTACATCGCCAAAATGTTCGCGGTGCGGATCGTCGCCGTTCTGCTCATGCTCGTGCTGGTCCTGCAGATGCTCGACCTGCTCAGCGAAAGCGGCGCGGTCCTCGCCGCGCCCGGCAACGGACAGGGCGAACTCCTGACTTACGTGTCGCTGCGCATGCCGCAGCTCGTCAGCAGGTTCCTGCCCTATTCGGTGCTGCTGGCCACGATCATCACCTTGATGACGCTGAACCAGAACAGCGAGGTCATCGCGATGAAGGCGGCCGGCCTTTCGGCGCATCAGGTGCTGGCTCCGCTGTTCCTCGTCGCGGCGGCAACGTCGGTCGTCACCTTTGCTTTCAACGAGCGGATCGTCACCAGGTCCACCTCCACGCTGAAGGCTTGGCAGGACGTGGACTATGGCCCGATCCCGGTCGAATCGGCGACAAAGTCCAACGTCTGGCTGCAGGATGGCCCGAACATCCTGTTCGCGAGGTCGGTCGCAGGCCAGGGCAAGGCCATGCACATGACCGGTGTCAGCTGGTATCGTCGCGATCCGACCGGCATGGTCACCGAAATCGTCACCGCCCCTTCGGCAAGCTACGCCAACCCCGGCTGGCGCTTCCGCGAGCCGGTGATGTTCGACGTGCAGAGCGCCCGCAAGACCGCCCTTGCCGCCAGCGAGGTCTTTGCGAAGTCGGTCGAGCCGGTACAGGTCGTGATCAGCCGGGTGGACGCCGACGCCGAATCGCTCACCCAGCTTACCGGGTCGCTTGCAGCGATCAGGGATGCGGGCTTCCGCACCACGGAACTGGACGGCAAGTGGTGGCACAAGATTTCCGGCCCGCTGTCGGCACTGCTCATGCCGCTGCTGGGCGCGGTGGCCGCATTCGGACTTGCGCGATCCGGACACCTCTTCGTGCGCGCCGTGATCGGCATGGCGCTCGGCTTCGCCTATTTCGTGTTCGACAATGCCGCGCTCGCGATGGGCAATTTCGGCGCCTATCCGCCGTTCCTTGCGGCCTGGGCTCCGTTCGTGCTGTTCCTTCTGATCGGCGAGACGGTGCTGATCCGCACCGAGGAATGA
- a CDS encoding phasin family protein → MVDEVKDSLTEPAPVTEAPVALPEIPAIEAEAPVASAPAPAIKAVPATKRKGNGRKASAKPAAKPAPVEASATVAETKVAKPAKAKPVRAIPAKPSKAGAAKQPVAAAAKPAVKPANKRPFTATPRVKTIGAGKTAPRKELFAMATTTTEFTDKIQNAFKDAQEKAKAALEKSQAAFGDAGTFAKGNVEAVVESSKILASGLQEMTKGYVEETKSAFETMTADVKDLASVKSPTEFFEKQSALLRKNFDAAVAATSKNSEAMLKLANEAFQPISTRVSLAVEKIKHAA, encoded by the coding sequence ATGGTCGATGAAGTGAAGGATAGCCTGACAGAACCCGCTCCGGTCACGGAAGCACCTGTCGCGCTGCCGGAGATTCCCGCAATCGAAGCGGAAGCGCCCGTCGCGTCTGCACCCGCCCCCGCGATCAAGGCCGTCCCGGCCACCAAGCGCAAGGGCAACGGCCGCAAGGCGAGCGCGAAGCCGGCGGCGAAGCCCGCCCCGGTCGAAGCATCGGCAACGGTGGCAGAAACGAAGGTGGCCAAGCCCGCAAAGGCAAAGCCGGTTCGTGCCATCCCTGCCAAGCCCTCGAAGGCTGGCGCCGCCAAGCAGCCCGTTGCGGCAGCGGCAAAGCCTGCGGTGAAGCCCGCGAACAAGCGTCCGTTCACCGCCACTCCTCGCGTGAAAACAATCGGCGCAGGCAAGACCGCGCCCAGGAAGGAACTGTTCGCAATGGCTACCACCACCACCGAATTCACCGACAAGATCCAGAACGCGTTCAAGGACGCCCAGGAAAAGGCCAAGGCCGCTCTCGAGAAGAGCCAGGCCGCGTTCGGCGATGCCGGCACCTTTGCCAAGGGCAACGTCGAAGCGGTCGTCGAATCGTCGAAGATCCTCGCCAGCGGCCTGCAGGAAATGACCAAGGGCTACGTCGAGGAAACCAAGTCGGCATTCGAAACCATGACGGCCGATGTCAAGGATCTCGCCTCGGTCAAGTCGCCGACCGAATTCTTCGAAAAGCAGTCGGCGCTGCTGCGCAAGAACTTCGACGCAGCGGTCGCCGCCACGTCGAAGAACAGCGAAGCCATGCTCAAGCTCGCCAACGAGGCGTTCCAGCCGATCTCGACCCGCGTGAGCCTCGCGGTGGAAAAGATCAAGCACGCCGCCTGA
- the lptF gene encoding LPS export ABC transporter permease LptF, translating to MKLLTATDRYIARLVFVPMLSVFVLAASLLILDKMLKLFDFVATQGGPVSVVFKMLANLLPEYASLAIPLGLMLGILFAFRKLAMSSELDVMRAVGLSYTRLLRVPYMFAIALAALNLLIVSYLQPLSRYYYEQLQFELRSGALGASIRVGEFNSLQDRTALRVDASRDEGRDLRGIFARIQTANGQVMVISAREGRFFANRESPDTVILRLTDGQIVQDGPGIASPRVLSFASHDLPIDLPRIEQFRQRGDADREYFLPELLQIGWNDRYSEEIRNQSKASLNYRLVEVVMMFLLPLLAVALAVPPKRSTSALGVFLSIVLVVAYHKVNQYGQDVAALGRMDPVIALWGPFVVFAALIVWMYWRIAYVPGGQPIGALETVFSKISRAVRRLFKRKRLPGEAATGATEEAANAA from the coding sequence GTGAAACTACTTACCGCCACGGACCGCTATATCGCCCGGCTCGTCTTCGTGCCGATGCTGTCGGTGTTCGTGCTCGCCGCGTCGCTGCTCATCCTCGACAAGATGCTGAAGCTGTTCGACTTCGTGGCGACGCAGGGCGGGCCGGTAAGCGTCGTGTTCAAGATGCTGGCGAACCTGCTGCCGGAATATGCCAGCCTTGCCATCCCGCTCGGCCTCATGCTCGGCATCCTCTTCGCCTTCCGCAAGCTGGCGATGAGTTCCGAGCTGGACGTGATGCGCGCGGTCGGCCTGTCCTATACGCGCCTGCTGCGCGTGCCCTACATGTTCGCGATCGCGCTGGCCGCGCTCAACCTGCTGATCGTCAGCTACCTCCAGCCGCTTTCGCGCTACTACTACGAACAGCTCCAGTTCGAACTGCGTTCCGGTGCGCTTGGCGCATCGATCCGGGTGGGCGAATTCAATTCGTTGCAGGACCGCACCGCGCTGCGCGTCGATGCCAGCCGCGACGAGGGACGCGACCTGCGCGGCATCTTCGCCCGCATCCAGACCGCCAACGGCCAGGTCATGGTGATCTCCGCGCGCGAAGGCCGCTTCTTCGCCAACCGGGAAAGCCCCGACACTGTGATCCTGCGCCTGACCGACGGCCAGATCGTGCAGGATGGTCCCGGCATCGCTTCGCCCCGCGTGCTGAGCTTCGCCAGCCACGACCTGCCCATCGACCTGCCCCGCATCGAGCAGTTCCGCCAGCGCGGCGACGCCGACCGCGAATACTTCCTCCCCGAACTGCTGCAGATCGGCTGGAACGACCGCTATTCCGAAGAAATCCGCAACCAGTCCAAGGCAAGCCTCAACTATCGCCTCGTCGAGGTGGTGATGATGTTCCTGCTGCCGCTGCTCGCAGTGGCGCTTGCCGTGCCGCCCAAGCGCTCGACATCGGCGCTGGGCGTGTTCCTCTCCATCGTTCTCGTCGTGGCCTACCACAAGGTCAACCAGTATGGGCAGGACGTGGCCGCACTCGGCCGGATGGACCCTGTCATCGCATTGTGGGGACCGTTCGTGGTCTTCGCGGCGCTGATCGTCTGGATGTACTGGCGCATCGCATACGTTCCCGGCGGACAGCCGATCGGCGCGCTCGAAACCGTTTTCTCCAAGATTTCGCGCGCGGTGCGCAGGCTGTTCAAGCGCAAGCGCCTGCCCGGCGAAGCCGCCACCGGTGCGACGGAAGAGGCCGCCAATGCAGCTTGA
- a CDS encoding PHA/PHB synthase family protein, with protein sequence MTSETGTDSIVFEDLLRQQGEAFRAMFAPLAPSMAATDPTEIQHWAMSAAKLQKMWLDFSAEQAGHVEPLLARMGDIGKWTQTFFSMAGQLPIAQAETQAKLWNDSMALWSTVMGQFAGGARPDGEGAELPRKDRRFSDKRWREQPAFALIHQTYLLLAERLQQMADEAQGLSPERKEQLRFATKVVTDALSPANFPLTNPVVIERTMETRGENLVKGVEHLLNDLRKGQLTHTDPAAFELGRNIAVTPGKVVYETPLFQLIQYTPTTDEVFETPLVIFPPWINRFYILDLNPQKSFIRWAVAQGLTVFVVSWKSADASMADIVWDDYVRAQIEAIDHVRQRLKVPAVHTIGYCVAGTTLAATLAVLARRDEADKVASATFFTAQVDFEDAGDLRNFIDDSQLKMLESLSTDGYLDGRYMAATFNALRGTDLIWNYVVNNYLLGSEYPAFDLLHWNGDTTNLPTRWHQAYLCDLYRDNRLVMPDALTVDGTPVDLRRIATPCYIQAGREDHIAPPQSVWKLTRHLSGSWKFVLAGSGHIAGVVNPPESGKYQYWLNPASPATLDEFVAGAKETKGSWWPDWIEWIAGQSDGKVRATGRRNPGGKGDKVIEDAPGRYVRSR encoded by the coding sequence ATGACAAGCGAAACGGGCACTGATTCGATCGTCTTCGAAGATCTCCTGCGCCAGCAGGGCGAAGCGTTCCGGGCCATGTTCGCGCCGCTCGCGCCCTCGATGGCGGCGACCGATCCGACGGAAATCCAGCACTGGGCGATGTCTGCGGCCAAGCTGCAGAAGATGTGGCTCGATTTCAGCGCCGAACAGGCTGGCCATGTCGAGCCGCTGCTGGCGCGGATGGGCGACATCGGCAAGTGGACGCAGACGTTCTTCTCGATGGCCGGGCAACTCCCGATCGCGCAGGCCGAGACGCAGGCTAAGCTGTGGAACGACAGCATGGCGCTGTGGAGCACGGTGATGGGACAGTTCGCCGGCGGAGCAAGGCCCGATGGAGAAGGCGCCGAGCTTCCCCGCAAGGATCGCCGCTTTTCCGACAAGCGCTGGCGCGAACAGCCGGCCTTCGCGCTGATCCACCAGACCTATCTGCTCCTTGCAGAAAGGCTCCAGCAGATGGCGGACGAAGCGCAGGGCCTGTCGCCCGAGCGCAAGGAGCAGCTTCGCTTTGCGACCAAGGTCGTGACCGACGCGCTCTCGCCCGCCAACTTCCCGCTGACCAACCCGGTCGTGATCGAACGGACGATGGAGACCCGGGGCGAAAACCTGGTCAAGGGGGTGGAGCATCTCCTGAACGACCTGCGCAAGGGCCAGTTGACCCATACCGATCCCGCGGCGTTCGAGCTTGGCCGGAACATCGCGGTCACTCCCGGCAAGGTCGTCTACGAGACCCCGCTGTTCCAGCTCATCCAGTACACACCGACGACCGACGAAGTGTTCGAGACGCCGCTGGTGATCTTCCCGCCGTGGATCAACCGCTTCTACATCCTCGACCTCAACCCGCAGAAGAGCTTCATCCGCTGGGCCGTGGCGCAAGGACTGACCGTGTTCGTCGTGTCGTGGAAATCGGCCGATGCCTCGATGGCGGACATCGTGTGGGACGACTACGTGCGCGCCCAGATCGAGGCGATCGACCACGTCCGCCAGCGGCTCAAGGTGCCCGCCGTCCACACCATCGGCTACTGCGTGGCAGGCACGACCCTTGCCGCGACGCTGGCGGTCCTGGCGCGGCGCGACGAAGCGGACAAGGTGGCGAGCGCGACGTTCTTCACCGCGCAGGTCGATTTCGAGGATGCGGGCGACCTCCGGAACTTCATCGACGACAGCCAGCTCAAGATGCTCGAGAGCCTGTCGACCGACGGCTATCTCGACGGACGGTACATGGCGGCGACCTTCAACGCGCTGCGCGGCACCGACCTGATCTGGAACTACGTCGTAAACAACTATCTGCTGGGATCGGAGTACCCGGCGTTCGACCTGCTCCACTGGAATGGCGACACGACCAACCTGCCGACCCGGTGGCACCAGGCCTATCTGTGTGATCTCTACCGTGACAACCGGCTGGTGATGCCCGACGCGCTCACCGTCGACGGCACGCCCGTCGACCTGCGCCGCATTGCAACGCCGTGCTACATCCAGGCGGGCCGTGAAGACCATATTGCACCGCCGCAGAGCGTGTGGAAGCTGACGCGGCACCTGTCCGGGTCGTGGAAGTTCGTGCTTGCCGGCTCAGGGCACATCGCCGGCGTGGTGAACCCGCCGGAATCCGGCAAGTACCAGTATTGGCTGAACCCCGCCTCGCCTGCCACGCTGGACGAATTCGTAGCCGGGGCCAAGGAAACCAAGGGCAGCTGGTGGCCTGACTGGATCGAATGGATCGCCGGGCAGAGCGACGGCAAGGTCCGCGCGACCGGCAGGCGCAATCCTGGCGGAAAGGGCGACAAGGTTATCGAGGACGCGCCGGGCCGCTACGTGCGGAGCCGTTAG
- the clpS gene encoding ATP-dependent Clp protease adapter ClpS, whose protein sequence is MSIHRLALPDLSVPQRCAGDEDTRGPGGDEQIGIATKTRARPKKPSQFKVLMLNDDYTPMEFVVMVLKRFFNMDLEQATRVMLHVHQRGVGVCGIFPYEIAETKVNQVMDFARQNQHPLQCTLEKA, encoded by the coding sequence ATGAGCATCCATCGCCTCGCCCTTCCGGACCTGTCCGTTCCCCAGCGCTGCGCGGGCGACGAGGACACACGCGGTCCGGGTGGCGACGAACAGATCGGCATCGCCACCAAGACCCGCGCCCGGCCCAAGAAGCCGAGCCAGTTCAAGGTGCTGATGCTCAACGACGATTACACCCCGATGGAATTCGTGGTGATGGTCCTGAAGCGTTTCTTCAACATGGACCTCGAACAGGCGACGCGGGTCATGCTGCATGTTCATCAGCGCGGCGTCGGCGTCTGCGGGATCTTCCCCTATGAGATCGCCGAGACCAAGGTGAACCAGGTCATGGACTTCGCGCGGCAGAACCAGCACCCTTTGCAATGCACGCTCGAGAAGGCCTGA